The sequence below is a genomic window from Shinella zoogloeoides.
CGACCTCTTCGCCCGCTTGCCCGAAGGCCATGGGATTTCCTGTTTTCAGCCTCACCACGCGCTTACCCGCCCTGGCGAGCCCGATCATCAAGGTATTGATGTCCCGCCGGCAGCTTTCCTGACCGACCGGCAGGCGTTCCGCCTCCCGCCGGGCGAGCTCCAGCACCTCGGCGGAAACGAGGTCGTCGAAGAGGATGACGTCGGCCGATTGCAGCGCGCGCACGGCCTTCAGCGTCAGGAGTTCCGCATCGCCCGGCCCCGCGCCGACCAATGTCACGCAGCCGATGGCGGGGGCTTCCGCGAGCCGTTCGGCATCAGCAAGAAGCACCCCGCCTACGCCCTCCTCCGACGTATCCAGCGTCGAGAAAACCCGGTCGGAAAACCGCTCCCAGAAGACGCGGCGCTGCTGGCCGGGCTGGAGGCGCCGGTTGACCGCCTCGCGCAGCGACTGCGCCAGCGTCGCCCAGCTTTTCAGGCTGCGCGGCAGCAGCGCCTCGATCTTGCGGCGGATCGTCTGGGCGAGGATCGGCGCCGCGCCGTCCGTCGAGATCGCCACGACGACCGGCGAGCGGTTGACGATCGAGCCGAACTGGAACTGGCAGAATTCCGGCTTGTCGATGACATTGACCGGCACGCCCGCCGCGCGTGCCGCCGAGAAGAATTCCTGCGCATCATCCGCGCAATCGCCGATCGCGAGCATAGCGCCGGGAAGATCGGACGGCGTCCAGCATCTGTAGTGCGGTATCAGGCGGGCAGCCGGATGATCCGGCGCCCGGGCGAGCAGCGCCTCGAAGGCCGCGCCGAATGTTGGCGCATAGACATCGACGCGGGCGCCGCACGCCGCGAGCAGCTCGGCTTTCCACATGGCCGCATCCGAACCGCCGGCAACCACGACGCGCCTGCCTTCGAGCGCCCAGAACACCGGCAGCTTGGCGAGCGGTTCCACGCGTGCCGGAGCCTCATTCCGCGGCGGCAGCAAGACATCCATCGACGATCCCCCTGATTTCGGCGCGGCAGGAGCCGCAATTGGTTCCGGCATCGAGCGTCTTGCCGATAGCTTCGACACTGTGGCAGCCGCCGCGCACCGCAGCGACGATCTGGTTGACGCCGACGGAAAAGCACGCGCAGACGGTCGCCCCGGGATCCGCCTTGTCCGCCCCCGGCCGGCCGGCGACGAGCGCGAAGCGCTTGCGCAGGTTGGCGTGGTCGGTGGTGAGCTGTGCGATCGCCCAGTTGCGGGCAACGGCGACGGGCTCGCGCGCCAGGAAGAAGGCGGCAAGCAGCCGCGGACCGTCGAAGAAGGCGAGCCTGATATCGCCGGTCTGCGCATCGGCATAGCCGAGCGGCTCCACGCCGTCGGGGATGGCGAAGGCACGGCGGCACCAGCCGGCCCAGTCCTCCTGCGGTGCGGTGAAAGCGAGCTCCAGCCGCCAGCCGCCCTCGGCCCTGGCGAGCGCCCAATAGGCCGCGTCCGGTCCGGCCGGCTTCGCCTGCGATACCGCAAAGCCGTAATGCCGCACCTTGAACGGGCGGGCCGCGACGGCGACGTTCTTCGATGCCGGCTGGCCGGAAAACCGGTCGGTCACCGCAGGCACGACGGCATCGATGCGGGCCTTTGCGGCGAACCGGTCGTTCCAATGCATCGGCGCGAAGATGCTGCCGCGCGCCTGGCGCCCGGTAATGAGCGCCCGCACGACCGCCCGGCCCTGCGGGCTTTCGATCTCGACGAGCCCGGCATTGCCGACCCCGATCTCCATTGCGTCGCGCGGATGCAGCTCCGCGAAGGGCTCGGCGATGTGCGAGGAGAGACGCGCGCTTTTGCCGGTGCGCGTCATTGTGTGCCACTGGTCGCGGATGCGGCCGGTGTTCAGCGTGAAGGGATGATCGGCATCGGTGCGGTTCGTTTCGGTCGGTTCCACCGCGACGAACCGGGCTTTGCCGTCCGCATGATAGAAGCCGCCATCGGCAAAGAAGC
It includes:
- a CDS encoding siroheme synthase family protein, which translates into the protein MDVLLPPRNEAPARVEPLAKLPVFWALEGRRVVVAGGSDAAMWKAELLAACGARVDVYAPTFGAAFEALLARAPDHPAARLIPHYRCWTPSDLPGAMLAIGDCADDAQEFFSAARAAGVPVNVIDKPEFCQFQFGSIVNRSPVVVAISTDGAAPILAQTIRRKIEALLPRSLKSWATLAQSLREAVNRRLQPGQQRRVFWERFSDRVFSTLDTSEEGVGGVLLADAERLAEAPAIGCVTLVGAGPGDAELLTLKAVRALQSADVILFDDLVSAEVLELARREAERLPVGQESCRRDINTLMIGLARAGKRVVRLKTGNPMAFGQAGEEVAHLVREDISVDVIPGVAAASRASAFSPHPSAQYHQISGREDRLPVAARFRRSCAAPSAWPAARRPRAGRPRE